In Nonomuraea muscovyensis, the following proteins share a genomic window:
- a CDS encoding terminase: MSDSDEMKPPDDTGVSGRRLWASVVAEYELEEHELALLREMVRTVDLLDSLNDAVYADGLMVSGPGLQQRVHPAAIEARQQKIALARLAAALRLPAGEEDDTQKGARRPQRRVGARGVYGIRGVVS; encoded by the coding sequence ATGTCCGATTCTGACGAGATGAAGCCGCCCGATGACACCGGCGTGTCTGGCCGTCGCCTGTGGGCGTCCGTTGTGGCCGAGTACGAGCTTGAAGAACATGAGCTCGCTCTGCTGCGGGAGATGGTTCGCACGGTTGACCTGCTCGACAGCCTGAATGACGCGGTTTACGCGGATGGGCTCATGGTGTCGGGTCCGGGCCTGCAGCAGCGCGTGCATCCGGCCGCTATCGAGGCGCGTCAGCAGAAGATTGCCCTTGCCCGGCTTGCGGCGGCGCTGCGACTGCCGGCGGGTGAGGAGGACGACACGCAGAAGGGTGCCAGGCGTCCGCAGAGGCGTGTTGGGGCGCGCGGCGTGTACGGAATCAGGGGGGTGGTGTCGTGA
- a CDS encoding winged helix-turn-helix domain-containing protein, with amino-acid sequence MELRPDAYVWRQVADELISRIKAGQYQPGMPIPAERRLADELGVSVGSARRAVGVLRDEGWVSVLPQKGVYVRPVEDWPTD; translated from the coding sequence ATGGAACTTCGCCCAGACGCCTACGTGTGGCGACAGGTTGCGGATGAACTCATAAGCCGAATCAAGGCAGGCCAGTATCAGCCGGGCATGCCGATCCCGGCCGAGCGACGTCTTGCCGACGAGCTGGGCGTGTCGGTCGGTTCGGCGCGGCGGGCAGTTGGCGTGCTCCGCGATGAGGGCTGGGTGTCGGTCCTGCCACAGAAGGGCGTGTACGTCCGGCCGGTCGAGGACTGGCCCACCGACTGA
- a CDS encoding phage major capsid protein → MPKLKLPTAADLRSRIDEITAETVTDALVQHHRSKDDIMKTATFAGRDLLASEQRQYKEHMQEISKLEVLHDEVKIDRSQIIMTGDNPKDAPQFMQRVAPFDGSDALALRPQVVRDKALAALEYRHKDLNLPTPAMDKVDKLVRSNLTNHTQCDGSLIARRILLTENDDYRSAFMRVTTDPKAILTENESRALRAFEEFRAMSGGTDSAGGFGVPVFIDPSIIMTAQGSPNDILDIAQLVTITTDSWKGVSSAGVSWSFDTEGAEVSDDSPTLAQPEVPVHTARGFVPFSIEIGMDYPGFADELATMLREGYMELVSQKTTLGTGVNEPTGIVTALDANAAVEVLPTTDGAFVAADLYKLWDALPIKYRNRGDRVAWMSSTDVQNEVRNFGTTMGSNFTVDLTDEAIPRLFGRRYFLNDWMADFTSSVGAANLLIVGDWKNFLVAQRAGMSVELVPHMLGAAGRPTGQRGLFAWARIGSGSVNDLGFRILQNQ, encoded by the coding sequence GTGCCCAAGCTCAAGCTGCCCACGGCTGCCGACCTGCGCAGCCGCATCGACGAAATCACCGCTGAGACCGTCACCGATGCGCTGGTCCAGCACCACCGCAGCAAGGACGACATCATGAAGACGGCCACCTTTGCGGGCCGTGACCTGCTCGCCTCCGAGCAGCGCCAGTACAAGGAGCACATGCAGGAGATCTCGAAGCTCGAAGTGCTCCACGACGAGGTGAAGATCGACCGCTCGCAGATCATCATGACTGGCGACAACCCCAAGGACGCACCGCAGTTCATGCAACGCGTGGCCCCGTTCGACGGATCCGACGCGCTGGCGCTACGCCCGCAGGTGGTACGGGACAAGGCGCTGGCCGCGCTGGAGTACCGCCACAAGGACCTCAACTTGCCCACCCCGGCGATGGACAAGGTCGACAAGCTGGTTCGGTCGAACCTGACCAACCACACGCAGTGCGACGGATCGCTCATCGCCCGCCGCATCCTGCTCACCGAAAACGACGACTACCGGTCCGCGTTCATGCGCGTCACCACCGACCCCAAGGCGATCCTCACCGAGAACGAGTCCCGCGCGCTGCGCGCGTTCGAGGAATTTCGCGCCATGTCGGGCGGCACCGACTCCGCCGGCGGGTTCGGCGTCCCGGTGTTCATCGACCCGAGCATCATCATGACCGCGCAAGGATCGCCGAACGACATCCTCGACATCGCCCAACTGGTCACCATCACCACCGATAGCTGGAAGGGCGTCTCCTCCGCCGGCGTCTCCTGGTCGTTCGACACCGAAGGGGCGGAAGTCAGCGACGACTCGCCAACGCTCGCCCAGCCAGAGGTGCCCGTCCACACCGCCCGCGGATTCGTGCCGTTCTCCATCGAAATCGGCATGGACTACCCCGGATTCGCCGACGAGCTCGCGACGATGCTCCGCGAGGGATACATGGAGCTCGTCTCCCAGAAGACCACCCTCGGCACCGGCGTCAACGAGCCGACCGGCATCGTGACCGCCCTCGACGCCAACGCGGCCGTCGAGGTGCTGCCCACCACAGACGGCGCATTCGTCGCCGCCGACCTATACAAGCTGTGGGACGCCCTGCCCATTAAGTACCGCAACCGCGGCGACCGCGTCGCCTGGATGTCGAGCACCGACGTACAGAACGAGGTCCGCAACTTCGGCACCACCATGGGATCAAACTTCACCGTCGACCTCACCGACGAGGCGATCCCGCGCCTGTTCGGCCGCCGCTACTTCCTCAACGACTGGATGGCCGACTTCACCAGCTCCGTTGGTGCGGCGAACCTGCTCATCGTCGGCGACTGGAAGAACTTCCTCGTCGCGCAGCGCGCCGGCATGTCAGTCGAGCTGGTGCCGCACATGCTCGGCGCCGCCGGCCGCCCGACCGGTCAGCGCGGCCTGTTCGCGTGGGCGCGCATCGGATCCGGCTCGGTGAACGATCTCGGCTTCCGCATCCTGCAGAACCAGTGA